One genomic window of Grus americana isolate bGruAme1 chromosome 29, bGruAme1.mat, whole genome shotgun sequence includes the following:
- the LOC129197672 gene encoding loricrin-like codes for MCSRQTSGGCHETSSQSGGCHSGGSCCHGGSSSSYQSQGSSCCGGSGSGSYGGGSGGSSKIIVSSGGGGGGSCCSGGSSGYGMGGGYSGGSGGSGQKIIISSGGGGGGGSSGCCSGGSSGGSSGAKSIVGGGGSGGSSGCCSGGSSYGMGGGSSGGSSGSKSIIGGGGGGGSSGCCSGGSSGGSSGSKSIIGGGGSGGSSGCCSGGSSYGMGGGSSGGSSGSKSIIGGGGGGGSSGCCSGGSSGYGMGGGYSGGSGGSGQKIIISSGGGGGGGSSGCCSGGSSGGSSGSKSIVGGGGSGGSSGCCSGGSSYGMGGGSSGGSSGAKIIIGGGGSGGSSGCCSGGSSYGMGGGSSGWSSGSKSIIGGGGGSSGGSSGCCSGGSSGYGMGGGSSGGSSGAKSIVGGGGSGGSSGCCSGGSSYGMGGGSSGWSSGSKSIIGGGGGGGSSGCCSGGSSGGSSGSKIIIGGGGSGGSSGYCSGGSSYGMGGGSSGGSSGSKSIIGGGGSGGSSGCCSGGSSGGGGSSGGSSGAKIIVGGGGSGGSSGCCSGGSSYGMGGGSSGWSSGSKSIIGGGGGGGSSGCCSGGSSGGSSGGKIIIGGGGSGGSSGCCSGGSSYGMGGGSSGGSSGSKSIIGGGGGGGSSGCCSGGSSGCCSGGSSGGSSGAKSIIGGGGSGGSSGCCSGGSSYGMGGGSSGWSSGSKSIIGGGGGGGSSGCCSGGSSGGGGSSGGSSGSKSIIGGGGSGGSSGCCSGGSSYGMGGGSSGGSSGSKSIIGGGSSGGSSGCCSGGSSGYGMGGGSSGGSSGSKIIIGGGGSGGSSGCCSGGSSGGSGSSSGHTIIISSGGGSGGSCQSTQQKCPLVIPHIESHQTKQACHWSPSHQK; via the exons ATGTGCTCCAGACAGACCTCCGGAGGCTGCCATGAAACGTCCTCCCAGTCCGGTGGATGCCACAGCGGGGGTTCCTGCTGCCATGggggcagctcctccagctaCCAGTCGCAGGGCTCCTCGTGCTGTGGGGGCTCAGGCTCAGGCAGCTATggtgggggcagcgggggctccAGCAAGATCATTGTCAGCTCTGGCGGTGGAGGAGGTGGATCCTGCTGCAGCGGGGGCTCCTCAGGCTACGGCATGGGAGGAGGATACAGCGGTGGCAGTGGGGGATCAGGCCAGAAGATCATTATTAGCTCAGGcggtggaggaggtggaggctcATCTGGCTGCTGCAGTGGGGGATCCAGTGGTGGGTCTTCAGGAGCAAAGAGCATCGTTGGAGGTGGAGGTAGTGGGGGATCCTCTGGGTGCTGCAGTGGAGGTTCCAGCTATGGCATGGGCGGAGGATCCAGTGGTGGGTCTTCAGGATCAAAGAGCATAATTGGGGGTGGAGGAGGCGGAGGATCATCTGGCTGCTGCAGTGGGGGATCCAGTGGTGGGTCTTCAGGATCAAAGAGCATCATTGGAGGTGGAGGTAGTGGAGGTTCTTCTGGATGCTGCAGTGGAGGTTCCAGCTATGGCATGGGCGGAGGATCCAGTGGTGGGTCTTCAGGATCAAAGAGCATCattggaggtggaggaggcggaGGATCCTCTGGATGCTGCAGCGGGGGCTCCTCAGGCTACGGCATGGGAGGAGGATACAGCGGTGGCAGTGGGGGATCAGGCCAGAAGATCATTATTAGCTCAGGcggtggaggaggtggaggctcATCTGGCTGCTGCAGTGGGGGATCCAGTGGTGGGTCTTCAGGATCAAAGAGCATCGTTGGAGGTGGAGGTAGTGGGGGATCTTCTGGATGCTGCAGTGGAGGTTCCAGCTATGGCATGGGCGGAGGATCCAGTGGTGGGTCTTCAGGAGCAAAGATCATCATTGGAGGTGGAGGTAGTGGGGGTTCTTCTGGATGCTGCAGTGGAGGATCCAGCTATGGCATGGGAGGAGGATCCAGTGGTTGGTCTTCAGGATCAAAGAGCATCATTGGAGGTGGAGGTGGAAGCAGTGGAGGATCCTCTGGATGCTGCAGCGGGGGCTCCTCAGGCTACGGCATGG GTGGGGGATCCAGTGGTGGGTCTTCAGGAGCAAAGAGCATCGTTGGAGGTGGAGGTAGTGGGGGATCCTCTGGATGCTGCAGTGGAGGTTCCAGCTATGGCATGGGCGGAGGATCCAGTGGTTGGTCTTCAGGATCAAAGAGCATAATTGGGGGTGGAGGAGGCGGAGGAtcctctggctgctgcagtgGGGGATCCAGTGGTGGGTCTTCAGGATCAAAGATCATCATTGGAGGTGGAGGTAGTGGGGGATCCTCTGGATACTGCAGTGGAGGTTCCAGCTATGGCATGGGCGGAGGATCCAGTGGTGGGTCTTCAGGATCAAAGAGCATCATTGGAGGTGGAGGTAGTGGGGGTTCTTCTGGCTGCTGCAGTGGGGGATCCAGTGGTGG TGGGGGATCCAGTGGTGGGTCTTCAGGAGCAAAGATCATTGTTGGAGGTGGAGGTAGTGGGGGATCCTCTGGATGCTGCAGTGGAGGTTCCAGCTATGGCATGGGCGGAGGATCCAGTGGTTGGTCTTCAGGATCAAAGAGCATAATtgggggtggaggaggtggaggatcATCTGGCTGCTGCAGTGGGGGATCCAGTGGTGGGTCTTCAGGAGGCAAGATCATCATTGGAGGTGGAGGTAGTGGAGGTTCTTCTGGATGCTGCAGTGGAGGATCCAGCTATGGCATGGGAGGCGGATCCAGTGGTGGGTCTTCAGGATCAAAGAGCATCattggaggtggaggaggtggaggatcCTCTGGATGCTGCA gtggaggctcATCTGGCTGCTGCAGTGGGGGATCCAGTGGTGGGTCTTCAGGAGCAAAGAGCATCATTGGAGGTGGAGGTAGTGGGGGATCTTCTGGATGCTGCAGTGGAGGTTCCAGCTATGGCATGGGCGGAGGATCCAGTGGTTGGTCTTCAGGATCAAAGAGCATAATTGGGGGTGGAGGAGGCGGAGGAtcctctggctgctgcagtgGGGGATCCAGTGGTGG TGGGGGATCCAGTGGTGGGTCTTCAGGATCAAAGAGCATCATTGGAGGTGGAGGTAGTGGGGGTTCTTCTGGATGCTGCAGTGGAGGTTCCAGCTATGGCATGGGCGGAGGATCCAGTGGTGGGTCTTCAGGATCAAAGAGCATCATTGGTGGTGGAAGCAGTGGAGGATCCTCTGGATGCTGCAGCGGGGGCTCCTCAGGCTACGGCATGG GTGGGGGATCCAGTGGTGGGTCTTCAGGATCAAAGATCATCATTGGAGGTGGAGGTAGTGGGGGATCCTCTGGATGCTGCAGTGGAGGATCCAGTGGTGGCAGTGGTAGTTCCTCAGGCCACACAATCATCATCAGCTCTGGAGGGGGCAGCGGAGGCTCCTGCCAGTCCACACAGCAGAAATGCCCTCTTGTCATTCCCCACATCGAGTCCCATCAGACCAAGCAGGCCTGCCACTGGTCCCCCAGCCACCAGAAGTAA
- the LOC129197500 gene encoding loricrin-like — MAIYHCLQRRCARRNGGYSNDISSHHRGCCSSSGGFSSLEGHGSFFCGGEGSVIYSRGASSCQPMPTSSTYGIAGGYRCGGDGSVVIASGESGGTSGWGTAGGTLPVYGTGGGIRCGSEDSGQNIIGSSGGGGGSICHSGKLGIAAGGGSGYGYDASPREKALTTGGGSGRAGYHSGGLGYGVRRCSSPELSSGGGGSSQTMQQKCPVVVPNIEAHQSKQTSHWPPSQKK; from the exons ATGGCG atttATCATTGTCTCCAAAGGAGATGTGCCCGGCGGAACGGGGGCTACAGCAATGACATCTCCTCACACCAcagaggatgctgcagcagcagtggaggCTTCTCAAGCCTCGAGGGACATGGCTCCTTCTTCTGTGGTGGGGAAGGCTCAGTCATCTACAGCCGAGGAGCTTCATCCTGCCAGCCCATGCCAACATCATCCACCTACGGCATTGCAGGGGGTTACAGATGTGGCGGTGATGGATCTGTTGTAATAGCCAGCGGTGAAAGCGGGGGGACATCTGGCTGGGGAACTGCGGGGGGAACACTCCCCGTCTACGGCACTGGGGGAGGAATACGGTGCGGCAGCGAGGACTCAGGCCAGAACATCATTGGCAGCTCAGGGGGTGGTGGAGGATCCATCTGCCACAGTGGGAAATTGGGCATCGCTGCGGGAGGAGGCTCGGGATACGGATACGATGCATCACCGAGAGAAAAGGCCTTAACAACAGGTGGGGGCAGTGGTAGAGCAGGGTACCATAGCGGAGGATTGGGCTATGGCGTCAGGAGATGCTCAAGCCCAGAGCTCAGCTCAGGAGGCGGTGGGTCCTCCCAGACCATGCAGCAGAAATGCCCCGTGGTCGTTCCCAACATCGAGGCCCACCAGAGCAAGCAGACCAGCCACTGGCCCCCCAGCCAGAAGAAGTGA
- the LOC129197756 gene encoding putative small proline-rich protein 5 — MCSRRSCHSHETSCHESHPSCHDSGPSCHYTIQRQPVQKYTYVTPCCPPVQPYCPPVQRYCPPVQPYCPPVQRYCPPVPPCCPQYTKNICKLPPTCPKY; from the coding sequence ATGTGCTCCCGCAGGTCCTGCCACAGCCATGAGACCTCCTGCCACGAATCCCACCCCTCCTGCCACGACTCAGGACCCTCCTGCCATTACACCATCCAGAGGCAGCCTGTGCAGAAGTACACCTACGTGacgccctgctgcccccccgtGCAGCCTTATTGCCCCCCTGTGCAACGCTATTGCCCCCCTGTGCAGCCCTATTGCCCCCCTGTGCAGCGCTATtgcccccctgtgcccccctgctgcccccagTACACCAAGAACATCTGCAAGCTGCCGCCGACGTGCCCCAAGTACTAG
- the LOC129197760 gene encoding putative small proline-rich protein 5, with amino-acid sequence MCSRRSCHSHETSCHESRSSCHDSGPSCHYTIQRQPVQKYTYVTPCCPPVQPYCPPVQCYCPPVQRYCPPVPPCCPQYTKNICKLPPTCPKY; translated from the coding sequence ATGTGCTCCCGCAGGTCCTGCCACAGCCATGAGACCTCCTGCCACGAATCCCGCTCCTCCTGCCACGACTCAGGACCCTCCTGCCATTACACCATCCAGAGGCAGCCTGTGCAGAAGTACACCTACGTGacgccctgctgcccccccgtGCAGCCTTATTGCCCCCCTGTGCAGTGTTATTGCCCCCCTGTGCAGCGTTATtgcccccctgtgcccccctgctgcccccagTACACCAAGAACATCTGCAAGCTGCCGCCAACGTGCCCCAAGTACTAG
- the LOC129197501 gene encoding putative small proline-rich protein 5 has product MPGFPASCHTHELSCHESRSSCHDSGPSCHYTIQRQPVQKYTYVTPCCPPVQTYCPPVQRYCPPVPPCCPPVQRYCPPVPPCCPQYTKNICKLPPTCPKY; this is encoded by the exons ATGCCAGGCTTCCCAGCTTCGTGCCATACCCATGAGTT GTCCTGCCACGAATCCCGCTCCTCCTGCCACGACTCAGGACCCTCCTGCCATTACACCATCCAGAGGCAGCCTGTGCAGAAGTACACCTATGTGAcgccctgctgcccccctgTGCAAACTTATTGCCCCCCTGTGCAGCGCTATtgcccccctgtgcccccctgctgcccccctgTGCAGCGTTATtgcccccctgtgcccccctgctgcccccagTACACCAAGAACATCTGCAAGCTGCCGCCGACGTGCCCCAAGTACTAG
- the LOC129197721 gene encoding keratin-associated protein 5-1-like: MCSSGCCSTGCCSVVKSKTVCCSQPCQKTVCCSPCQRSCCCDPCQKPCCDPCQQSCCCDPCQKPCCDPCQQSCCDPCQKPCCDPCQQSVCCDPCQQSCCDPCQKPCCDPCQQSCCDPCQKPCCDPCQQSCCDPCQKPCCDPCQKPCCDPCQQSCCDPCQKPCCDPCQQSCCDPCQKPCCDPCQQSCCDPCQKPCCDPCQQSCCDPCQKPCCDPCQQSCCDPCQKPCCDPCQQSCCDPCQKPCCDPCQQSCCDPCQKPCCDPCQQSCCTKVCQKSCCCCGQRPCCCCGCRPCCCSGCLSCSYVVKKKPVLVCCSPMQYCSPMRKYCIPIQQCCTSIKKCC, translated from the coding sequence ATGTGCTCTAGTGGATGTTGCTCTACCGGATGCTGCTCCGTCGTGAAGAGCAAAACAGTGTGCTGCAGCCAGCCGTGCCAGAAGACCGTCTGCTGCAGCCCATGCCAGCGGTCCTGCTGCTGCGACCCGTGCCAGAAGCCCTGCTGTGACCCGTGCCAGCAGTCCTGCTGCTGTGACCCGTGCCAGAAGCCCTGCTGTGACCCGTGCCAGCAGTCCTGCTGCGACCCGTGCCAGAAGCCCTGCTGTGACCCATGCCAACAGTCCGTCTGCTGTGACCCATGCCAGCAGTCCTGCTGCGACCCGTGCCAGAAGCCCTGCTGTGACCCATGCCAGCAGTCCTGCTGTGACCCATGCCAGAAGCCCTGCTGCGATCCATGCCAGCAGTCCTGCTGTGACCCATGCCAGAAGCCCTGCTGTGACCCATGCCAGAAGCCCTGCTGCGATCCATGCCAGCAGTCCTGCTGCGACCCGTGCCAGAAGCCCTGCTGCGATCCATGCCAGCAGTCCTGCTGTGACCCATGCCAGAAGCCCTGCTGCGATCCATGCCAGCAGTCCTGCTGTGACCCATGCCAGAAGCCCTGCTGTGATCCATGCCAGCAGTCCTGCTGTGACCCATGCCAGAAGCCCTGCTGCGACCCATGCCAGCAGTCCTGCTGCGATCCGTGCCAGAAGCCCTGCTGTGACCCGTGCCAGCAGTCCTGCTGCGACCCGTGCCAGAAGCCCTGCTGTGACCCATGCCAGCAGTCCTGCTGCGACCCATGCCAGAAGCCCTGCTGTGACCCATGCCAGCAGTCCTGCTGTACCAAGGTGTGCCAgaagtcctgctgctgctgtggccagcgcccctgctgctgctgtggctgccgtccctgctgctgctctggatgTCTGTCTTGCTCCTATGTGGTGAAGAAGAAGCCCGTTCTGGTGTGTTGCAGCCCCATGCAATACTGCTCTCCCATGAGGAAGTATTGCATACCCATCCAGCAGTGCTGCACCTCAATCAAGAAGTGTTGCTGA